One Kitasatospora sp. MAP12-44 DNA segment encodes these proteins:
- the cobM gene encoding precorrin-4 C(11)-methyltransferase: MTVYFIGAGPGAADLITLRGARLLAKCGVCLYAGSLVPAELLAECPPGARLVDTAQLNLTEITAELVRAHQAGQDVARLHSGDPSVFSAVAEQMRRLDAAGVPYEIVPGVPAFAAAAAALGRELTVPTVGQTVILTRIAQQATPMPAGEDLATLGRSGALLVLHLAARYVDRVVAELLPNYGADCPAAVVALASRPDELVLRGTLADIADQVKAAGVVRTAVILVGRTLGAEQFPDSHLYSAERDRSCGL; the protein is encoded by the coding sequence GTGACCGTCTACTTCATCGGCGCCGGCCCCGGCGCCGCCGACCTGATCACCCTGCGCGGCGCCCGTCTGCTGGCCAAGTGCGGCGTCTGCCTGTACGCGGGCAGCCTGGTGCCGGCCGAGCTGCTGGCCGAGTGCCCGCCGGGCGCCAGGCTGGTCGACACCGCCCAGCTCAATCTGACCGAGATCACGGCCGAGCTGGTCCGCGCCCACCAGGCCGGCCAGGACGTCGCGCGGCTGCACTCCGGTGACCCGTCGGTGTTCAGCGCCGTCGCCGAGCAGATGCGCCGGCTGGACGCGGCGGGCGTGCCGTACGAGATCGTCCCGGGCGTGCCCGCCTTCGCCGCCGCGGCGGCGGCGCTGGGCCGCGAGCTGACCGTGCCGACAGTGGGCCAGACGGTGATCCTGACCCGGATCGCCCAGCAGGCCACCCCGATGCCCGCCGGCGAGGACCTGGCCACGCTCGGCCGCAGCGGCGCGCTGCTGGTGCTGCACCTGGCCGCCCGGTACGTCGACCGGGTGGTGGCCGAGCTGCTGCCCAACTACGGCGCCGACTGCCCGGCAGCCGTGGTCGCGCTGGCCAGCCGCCCCGACGAGCTGGTGCTGCGCGGCACGCTGGCCGACATCGCCGACCAGGTGAAGGCCGCCGGTGTGGTGCGGACGGCCGTCATCCTGGTCGGCCGGACGCTGGGGGCCGAGCAGTTCCCCGACAGCCACCTGTACTCGGCCGAGCGCGACCGGTCGTGCGGGCTCTAG
- a CDS encoding cobalt-precorrin-5B (C(1))-methyltransferase, translated as MSERAGGREEQLRSSGLRPGWTTGACATAATTAAYTALLTGEFPDPVTITLPRGQRPAFALAAEELTECQAAMAAVVKDAGDDPDVTHGAVIRATVRPGPPGSGVRFLAGSGVGTVTKAGLPLAVGEPAINPVPRQMMRDAVAEVAARHGGTGDVSIEISIDHGAEIARSTWNPRLGILGGLSVLGTTGIVVPYSCSAWIDSIRRGVDVARAAGRTHVAGCTGSTSEKVAVAEHGLPEDALLDMGDFAGAVLKYLRRHPVDRLTIAGGFAKLSKLAAGHLDLHSARSQVDKGFLAELARQGGAGPELVAAVAAANTGLEAVQRCAAAGVPLGDLVARGARATALGVLREAPVAVDVICIDRAGTVVGRAEPLANSRS; from the coding sequence GTGTCTGAGCGGGCGGGCGGGCGCGAGGAGCAACTGCGCAGCAGCGGCCTGCGCCCCGGCTGGACCACCGGAGCCTGCGCCACCGCCGCCACCACCGCGGCCTACACCGCGCTGCTCACCGGCGAGTTCCCCGACCCGGTGACGATCACCCTGCCCAGGGGCCAGCGTCCCGCCTTCGCCCTGGCTGCCGAGGAGTTGACGGAGTGTCAAGCGGCGATGGCGGCCGTGGTCAAGGACGCCGGCGACGACCCGGACGTCACACACGGCGCCGTGATACGGGCGACCGTGCGCCCCGGCCCGCCCGGCAGCGGCGTGCGCTTCCTGGCCGGCAGCGGCGTCGGCACGGTCACCAAGGCCGGACTGCCGCTGGCGGTCGGCGAGCCCGCGATCAACCCGGTGCCCCGGCAGATGATGCGCGACGCGGTGGCCGAGGTGGCCGCGCGGCACGGCGGGACGGGCGACGTCTCGATCGAGATCTCCATCGACCACGGCGCCGAGATCGCCCGCAGCACCTGGAACCCGCGCCTTGGCATCCTCGGCGGCCTCTCGGTGCTGGGCACCACCGGCATCGTGGTCCCGTACTCCTGCTCGGCGTGGATCGACAGCATCCGGCGCGGCGTGGACGTGGCCCGCGCCGCCGGTCGCACGCATGTCGCGGGCTGCACCGGCTCGACCTCGGAGAAGGTCGCGGTGGCCGAGCACGGGCTGCCCGAGGACGCGCTGCTGGACATGGGCGACTTTGCCGGCGCGGTGCTCAAGTACCTGCGCCGGCACCCGGTGGACCGGCTGACCATCGCCGGGGGGTTCGCCAAGCTCTCCAAACTGGCGGCCGGCCACCTCGACCTGCACTCGGCGCGCTCCCAGGTGGACAAGGGCTTCCTGGCCGAGCTGGCCCGCCAGGGCGGCGCCGGGCCCGAGCTGGTGGCCGCGGTGGCGGCAGCCAACACCGGCCTGGAGGCCGTCCAGCGCTGCGCGGCGGCCGGGGTGCCGCTCGGCGACCTGGTGGCCCGCGGCGCCCGCGCGACGGCGCTGGGCGTGCTGCGCGAGGCGCCGGTCGCGGTCGACGTGATCTGCATCGACCGGGCCGGCACCGTCGTCGGGCGCGCCGAACCGCTGGCCAACAGCCGGAGCTAG
- a CDS encoding cobalt-precorrin-6A reductase, producing MRHILILGGTTEARRLAAELAGDPTLRVTSSLAGRVAEPRLPAGEVRIGGFGGAAGLADWLRSQHVHTLIDATHPFAQVISRNAAEAAATVHVPLLALRRPSWVPVAGDRWHPVGSLEEAAAVLPGLGRRALLTTGRLGMAAFAGVAGVHVVARSVEPPEPPLPADLLVLLSRGPFDLAGEREIFREHRIDVLVTKDSGGAATAPKLAVARELGLPVVVVQRPRPPAGVPVAPDVAGALAWLRAAAG from the coding sequence GTGCGGCACATCCTGATCCTCGGCGGCACCACCGAGGCCCGTCGGCTGGCGGCCGAGCTGGCCGGCGACCCGACCCTGCGGGTGACCAGTTCGCTGGCCGGCCGGGTGGCCGAGCCGCGGCTGCCGGCCGGCGAGGTACGGATCGGCGGCTTCGGTGGCGCCGCCGGCCTCGCCGACTGGCTGCGGTCGCAGCACGTGCACACCCTCATCGACGCCACGCATCCCTTCGCCCAGGTCATCAGCCGCAACGCGGCCGAGGCGGCCGCCACCGTCCATGTTCCCCTGCTCGCCCTGCGCCGGCCCAGCTGGGTCCCCGTCGCCGGTGACCGCTGGCACCCGGTGGGCTCGCTGGAGGAGGCCGCCGCTGTGCTGCCCGGGCTCGGGCGGCGGGCCCTGCTGACCACCGGACGCCTCGGCATGGCGGCCTTCGCCGGGGTCGCGGGGGTGCATGTCGTCGCCCGCTCGGTGGAGCCGCCCGAGCCGCCGCTGCCCGCCGACCTGCTGGTGCTGCTCAGCCGGGGGCCGTTCGACCTGGCCGGCGAGCGCGAGATCTTCCGCGAGCACCGGATCGACGTGCTGGTGACCAAGGACAGCGGTGGCGCGGCCACCGCTCCGAAGCTGGCGGTGGCGCGTGAACTCGGGCTGCCGGTGGTGGTCGTGCAGCGTCCGCGGCCGCCCGCCGGGGTCCCGGTCGCGCCGGACGTGGCGGGTGCGCTGGCCTGGCTGCGGGCGGCCGCCGGCTGA
- a CDS encoding precorrin-2 C(20)-methyltransferase — translation MTADQQSADQHDVEQAAAGTTGRLYGVGLGPGDPDLMTVRAAALIGQADVVAYHSARHGRSIARSIAARYLREGQVEEPLVYPVTTETTDHPGGYRGALDEFYEEAAARLAVHLDAGRTVVVLAEGDPMFYGSYMHMHKRLAHRYPTEVVPGVTSVSAAAARLGRPLVEAEEVLTILPGTLPEEELTARLAATDSAAILKLGRTFPTVRRALERSGRLADAQFVERATMAGERLAPLAEVDPSTVPYFSVAILPSRIGLPQRQQEPEAVPEGAGQVVVVGLGPAGPLWLTPEARGELAAADDLVGYTTYLDRVPARPGQQRHGSDNKVEAERAEFALDLARRGRRVAVVSSGDPGVFAMATAVLEAACADPYREVPVRIVPGMTAAHAAASRAGAPLGHDYAVVSLSDRLKPWSVVAERLRAAASADLVLALYNPGSRSRTTQVALTRDLLLEHRAPDTPVVLARDVGGPTERVRTVRLADLDPAEVDMRTILLIGSSQTQAVRRGDGTEVVWTPRRYPER, via the coding sequence ATGACCGCCGACCAGCAGAGCGCTGACCAGCATGACGTTGAGCAGGCGGCCGCCGGGACGACCGGTCGGCTCTACGGGGTCGGCCTCGGCCCGGGCGACCCGGACCTGATGACCGTCCGCGCCGCCGCCCTGATCGGCCAGGCCGACGTGGTGGCCTACCACAGCGCCCGGCACGGGCGTTCGATCGCCCGCTCGATCGCCGCCCGCTACCTGCGCGAGGGCCAGGTCGAGGAACCGCTGGTCTACCCGGTCACCACCGAGACCACCGACCACCCCGGCGGCTACCGGGGCGCGTTGGACGAGTTCTACGAGGAGGCCGCGGCCCGGCTGGCCGTCCACCTGGACGCCGGGCGCACCGTGGTGGTGCTCGCCGAGGGCGACCCGATGTTCTACGGCTCGTACATGCACATGCACAAGCGGCTCGCACACCGCTATCCGACCGAGGTGGTCCCCGGGGTGACCTCGGTGAGCGCCGCGGCCGCCCGGCTCGGCCGGCCGCTGGTCGAGGCGGAGGAGGTGCTGACCATCCTGCCGGGCACGCTGCCCGAGGAGGAGCTGACGGCCCGGCTCGCCGCCACCGACTCGGCCGCGATCCTCAAGCTGGGCCGGACCTTCCCCACCGTGCGCCGCGCGCTGGAGCGCTCGGGACGGCTGGCGGACGCCCAGTTCGTCGAGCGCGCCACCATGGCGGGGGAGCGGCTCGCGCCGCTGGCCGAGGTGGACCCGTCGACCGTGCCGTACTTCTCGGTGGCGATCCTGCCGAGCCGGATCGGGCTGCCGCAGCGGCAGCAGGAGCCGGAGGCCGTCCCGGAGGGCGCCGGCCAGGTGGTCGTGGTCGGCCTCGGCCCGGCCGGTCCGCTCTGGCTGACCCCCGAGGCGCGCGGTGAACTCGCCGCCGCCGACGACCTGGTGGGCTACACCACCTACCTGGACCGGGTGCCGGCGCGCCCCGGCCAGCAGCGGCACGGCTCGGACAACAAGGTCGAGGCCGAGCGCGCCGAGTTCGCCCTGGACCTGGCCCGGCGCGGGCGCCGGGTCGCGGTGGTCTCCTCCGGTGACCCGGGCGTCTTCGCGATGGCCACCGCCGTCCTGGAGGCCGCCTGCGCCGACCCGTACCGCGAGGTGCCGGTGCGGATCGTCCCCGGCATGACGGCCGCGCACGCCGCCGCCTCCCGCGCGGGCGCGCCGCTGGGCCACGACTACGCGGTCGTCTCGCTCTCCGACCGGCTCAAGCCCTGGTCGGTGGTGGCCGAGCGGCTGCGTGCGGCGGCCTCGGCGGACCTGGTGCTGGCCCTGTACAACCCGGGTTCGCGCAGCCGTACCACGCAGGTCGCGCTGACCCGAGACCTGCTGCTCGAACACCGCGCGCCGGACACCCCGGTGGTGCTGGCGCGCGACGTCGGCGGCCCGACCGAGCGGGTCCGCACGGTACGGCTGGCCGACCTCGACCCGGCCGAGGTCGACATGCGCACCATCCTGCTGATCGGCTCCTCGCAGACCCAGGCGGTCCGGCGCGGTGACGGCACCGAGGTCGTCTGGACCCCGCGCCGCTACCCGGAGCGCTGA
- a CDS encoding precorrin-8X methylmutase, translating into MIEYEKDGAAIYRESFATIRAEADLAGLPADVSQVAVRMIHACGMTDLVADLLWTPGVVASARAALRAGAPILCDVSMVASGVTRKRLPADNEVICTLSDPSVPALAAELGTTRSAAAMELWRDRLEGSVVAVGNAPTSLFRLLEMIEAGAPRPAAVIGVPVGFIGAAESKQALAEHPSGLEHLVVRGRRGGSAIAAAALNAIASEIE; encoded by the coding sequence GTGATCGAGTACGAGAAGGACGGCGCGGCGATCTACCGCGAGTCCTTTGCCACCATCCGCGCCGAGGCGGACCTTGCCGGCCTGCCCGCCGACGTCTCCCAGGTCGCGGTGCGGATGATCCACGCCTGCGGGATGACCGACCTGGTCGCCGACCTGCTCTGGACCCCCGGTGTGGTGGCCTCCGCGCGGGCCGCGCTGCGGGCCGGCGCGCCGATCCTGTGCGACGTCTCGATGGTGGCCAGCGGCGTCACCCGCAAGCGGCTGCCCGCCGACAACGAGGTGATCTGCACGCTCTCCGACCCCTCGGTCCCCGCGCTCGCCGCCGAGCTCGGCACCACCCGCAGCGCGGCCGCCATGGAGCTGTGGCGCGACCGGCTGGAGGGCTCGGTGGTCGCCGTCGGCAACGCGCCGACCTCGCTCTTCCGGCTGCTGGAGATGATCGAGGCGGGCGCTCCCCGTCCGGCCGCGGTGATCGGCGTTCCGGTCGGTTTCATCGGCGCCGCCGAGTCCAAGCAGGCGCTGGCCGAGCACCCCTCCGGCCTGGAGCACCTGGTGGTGCGCGGGCGGCGCGGCGGCAGCGCGATCGCGGCCGCGGCCCTCAACGCGATTGCGAGTGAGATCGAATGA
- a CDS encoding cobalamin biosynthesis protein CobG, with the protein MSPSPSPVEPARVRAARGRDDACPGALRLHAADDGALARVRLPGGLLSSDQALALAEAAEQLGDGALETTSRGNVQLRGLAADAGAELAARLGAAGLLPSLAHDRVRNIVASPLAGLDGGRDLSGLVGELDALLCASAVARGLSGRFLFALDDGRGDVAGLDADVTLIAQPDGTHLLRLGRAATCAVVADGPSAALRAAEEFMVLAAGAWRIREADPDGTRLAARLGLAPRALPELSGRRPAVGAVAGGISVGFRFGRATAAQWRLLAALAVDGLRVTPWRGAVLPGVAAGELSALAAAGLRTDPASAWELATACTGSPGCAKSLADVRSDAATALDAMPAPVGLPVHWSGCERRCGHPAGEWVDVLATGAGAYRISQPAGVVAEVTNQQMAAAVAAARRTT; encoded by the coding sequence ATGTCACCCTCACCCTCCCCCGTCGAGCCTGCCCGCGTCCGGGCTGCTCGGGGGCGCGACGATGCCTGTCCGGGCGCGCTGCGGCTGCATGCGGCGGACGACGGGGCACTGGCCCGAGTGCGACTGCCGGGCGGCCTGCTGTCGTCCGATCAGGCGCTCGCGCTGGCCGAGGCGGCCGAGCAGTTGGGGGACGGCGCGCTCGAGACCACCTCGCGCGGCAACGTCCAGCTGCGGGGTCTGGCGGCCGACGCCGGTGCGGAGTTGGCCGCGCGACTCGGTGCGGCCGGGCTGCTGCCCTCGCTCGCGCACGACCGGGTGCGCAATATCGTCGCCTCCCCGCTGGCCGGGCTGGACGGCGGCCGGGACCTGAGCGGCCTGGTGGGTGAGCTGGACGCGCTGCTCTGCGCTTCGGCGGTCGCGCGCGGGCTCTCCGGACGCTTCCTCTTCGCCCTGGACGACGGGCGCGGCGACGTCGCCGGCCTGGACGCCGATGTGACCTTGATCGCACAGCCGGACGGCACCCACCTGCTGCGCCTGGGCCGGGCGGCGACCTGCGCGGTCGTCGCCGACGGCCCGAGCGCCGCGCTGCGCGCCGCCGAGGAGTTCATGGTGCTCGCCGCCGGCGCCTGGCGGATCCGCGAAGCCGACCCGGACGGGACGCGGCTCGCGGCCCGCCTGGGCCTCGCGCCGCGTGCGCTGCCCGAGCTGTCCGGCCGCCGCCCGGCGGTCGGTGCGGTGGCGGGCGGGATCTCGGTGGGCTTCCGGTTCGGTCGGGCCACTGCCGCGCAGTGGCGGCTGCTCGCCGCGCTGGCGGTCGACGGCCTGCGGGTGACCCCGTGGCGCGGCGCGGTGCTGCCCGGCGTGGCGGCCGGCGAGCTGTCCGCGCTCGCCGCGGCCGGACTGCGCACCGACCCGGCCTCCGCGTGGGAACTGGCCACCGCGTGCACCGGATCGCCCGGCTGCGCCAAGTCGCTGGCCGACGTGCGAAGCGACGCCGCGACGGCGCTGGACGCGATGCCCGCTCCCGTGGGCCTCCCCGTCCACTGGTCGGGCTGCGAGCGCCGCTGCGGCCACCCGGCCGGCGAGTGGGTCGATGTGCTCGCCACCGGCGCCGGCGCCTACCGGATATCCCAACCCGCAGGTGTAGTAGCAGAAGTGACGAACCAACAGATGGCGGCAGCGGTCGCTGCGGCCCGGAGGACCACGTGA
- the cobN gene encoding cobaltochelatase subunit CobN, giving the protein MILLLSTSDTDLLSARASAGPVPYRLGNPARLTPADLPALVEGTDLVVVRLLGGRRAWEEGLDALLAGPRPVIVLSGEQAPDAQLMELSTVPAGLAAEAHAYLAHGGPANLAELAAFLSDTVLLTGHGFAAPASAPDWGPLERTPRRTEGPLVAVLYYRAHHMSGNTAFVDTLCSAIEDAGGRALPLYCSSLRGASDELLAELGRCDAIVTTVLAAGGTRPADASAGGDEEAWDAGALAALDRPILQALCLTWSRAVWESSDDGLSPLDTATQVAVPEFDGRLITVPFSFKELDEDGLTVYVADPERSARVAGIAVRHARLRHIPAAERRLALVLSAYPTKHARVGNAVGLDTPASAARLLRRLHGEGWDIGPLEGPDALPGLADVEDQHEGDALIRALIDAGGYDQDWLTEDQLARNPVRIPAADYRRWYAGLPEGLRTKVEEHWGPAPGELYVDRSQNPDGDIVLAGLRAGNLLVLVQPPRGFGANPVAIYHDPDLPPSHHYLAAYRWIAAAQADGGFGADAVVHLGKHGNLEWLPGKTAALSAECGPDAALGDLPLIYPFLVNDPGEGTQAKRRAHATLVDHLVPPMARAESYGDIARLEQLLDEHANIAAMDPAKLPAVRAQIWTLIQAARLDHDLGLEDRPEDDGFDDFLLHVDGWLCEIKDAQIRDGLHVLGQAPTGTDRVNLVLAILRARQIWGGVRALPGLREALGLDEAALTLGSVDAIEAQARALVEAMEAADWAPEAVEKVAAGLPTAVAEVLDFAVHQVVPRLAGTTAELDAVVHALRGGFVPAGPSGSPLRGLVNVLPTGRNFYSVDPKAVPSRLAWETGQALAESLVARYQADNDGAVPPSVGLSLWGTSAMRTAGDDIAEAFALLGIRPIWDDASRRVTGLEPIPLAELGRPRVDVTLRISGFFRDAFPHVVALLDDAVRLAAAQEESDADNFVRAHVQADLAEHGDERRATVRVFGSRPGTYGAGLLQLIDSRDWRTDADLAEVYTAWGGYAYGRGLDGRPAREEMETAYKRITVAAKNTDTREHDIADSDDYFQYHGGMVATVRALTGSSPAAYIGDSTRPETVRTRTLTEEAARVFRARVVNPRWLEAMRRHGYKGAFEMAATVDYLFGYDATTGVVADWMYERLTQEYVLDPVNRQFLTDANPWALHGISERLLEAADRGLWAEPDPGLLDELRAAFLEAEGDLEDGAES; this is encoded by the coding sequence GTGATCCTGCTCCTGTCGACCTCCGACACCGACCTGCTCTCGGCCCGCGCGAGCGCCGGCCCGGTCCCGTACCGCCTCGGCAACCCGGCTCGGCTGACCCCGGCCGACCTGCCCGCCCTCGTCGAGGGCACCGACCTGGTGGTCGTGCGGCTGCTCGGCGGCCGGCGCGCCTGGGAGGAGGGCCTGGACGCGCTGCTGGCCGGGCCCCGCCCGGTGATCGTGCTGAGCGGCGAACAGGCGCCGGACGCCCAGCTGATGGAGCTGTCCACCGTCCCGGCCGGCCTGGCCGCCGAGGCGCACGCCTATCTCGCGCACGGCGGTCCGGCCAACCTGGCCGAGCTGGCCGCGTTCCTCTCCGACACCGTGCTGCTTACCGGCCACGGCTTCGCCGCCCCCGCCTCCGCGCCCGACTGGGGTCCGCTGGAGCGCACGCCCCGGCGCACCGAGGGCCCGCTGGTCGCGGTGCTGTACTACCGCGCACACCACATGAGCGGGAACACCGCCTTCGTCGACACGCTCTGCTCGGCGATCGAGGACGCGGGCGGCCGGGCGCTGCCGCTGTACTGCTCCTCGCTGCGCGGCGCGAGCGACGAGCTGCTCGCCGAACTCGGCCGCTGCGACGCCATCGTGACCACCGTGCTGGCGGCCGGCGGCACCCGGCCCGCCGACGCCTCGGCGGGCGGCGACGAGGAGGCCTGGGACGCCGGCGCGCTGGCCGCGCTCGACCGCCCGATCCTGCAGGCGCTCTGCCTGACCTGGTCGCGCGCGGTGTGGGAGTCCAGCGACGACGGCCTCTCCCCGCTGGACACCGCCACCCAGGTCGCCGTGCCGGAGTTCGACGGCCGTCTGATCACCGTGCCGTTCTCCTTCAAGGAGCTGGACGAGGACGGCCTGACCGTCTACGTCGCCGACCCCGAGCGCTCCGCGCGGGTCGCCGGGATCGCCGTGCGGCACGCCCGGCTGCGCCACATCCCGGCCGCCGAGCGGCGGTTGGCGCTCGTGCTGTCCGCCTACCCGACCAAGCACGCCCGGGTCGGCAACGCGGTCGGCCTGGACACCCCGGCCAGCGCCGCCCGGCTGCTGCGCCGGCTGCACGGCGAGGGCTGGGACATCGGCCCGCTGGAGGGCCCGGACGCACTGCCGGGTCTGGCCGACGTCGAGGACCAGCACGAGGGCGACGCGCTGATCCGCGCGCTGATCGACGCCGGCGGCTACGACCAGGACTGGCTCACCGAGGACCAGCTGGCCCGCAACCCCGTCCGGATCCCGGCCGCCGACTACCGGCGCTGGTACGCGGGCCTGCCCGAGGGCCTGCGGACCAAGGTCGAGGAGCACTGGGGCCCGGCGCCCGGCGAGCTCTACGTGGACCGCAGCCAGAACCCGGACGGCGACATCGTGCTGGCGGGCCTGCGGGCCGGCAACCTGCTGGTGCTCGTCCAGCCGCCGCGCGGCTTCGGCGCCAACCCGGTGGCGATCTACCACGACCCCGACCTGCCGCCCTCGCACCACTACCTGGCCGCCTACCGCTGGATCGCGGCCGCGCAGGCGGACGGCGGCTTCGGCGCCGACGCCGTGGTGCACCTGGGCAAGCACGGCAACCTGGAGTGGCTGCCCGGCAAGACCGCCGCGCTCTCCGCCGAGTGCGGGCCGGACGCGGCGCTCGGCGACCTGCCGCTGATCTACCCCTTCCTGGTCAACGACCCGGGCGAGGGCACCCAGGCCAAGCGCCGCGCGCACGCCACCCTGGTGGACCACCTGGTCCCGCCGATGGCCCGCGCCGAGAGCTACGGCGACATCGCGCGCCTGGAGCAACTGCTCGACGAGCACGCCAACATCGCCGCGATGGACCCGGCCAAGCTGCCGGCCGTCCGGGCGCAGATCTGGACGCTGATCCAGGCCGCCCGCCTGGACCACGACCTCGGCCTGGAGGACCGGCCCGAGGACGACGGCTTCGACGACTTCCTGCTGCACGTCGACGGCTGGCTCTGCGAGATCAAGGACGCCCAGATCCGCGACGGCCTGCATGTGCTGGGCCAGGCCCCGACCGGCACCGACCGGGTCAACCTGGTGCTGGCGATCCTGCGCGCCCGCCAGATCTGGGGCGGCGTGCGCGCGCTGCCCGGCCTGCGCGAGGCGCTCGGCCTGGACGAGGCGGCGCTCACGCTCGGCAGCGTCGACGCCATCGAGGCGCAGGCGCGCGCCCTGGTCGAGGCGATGGAGGCCGCCGACTGGGCCCCCGAGGCGGTCGAGAAGGTCGCCGCCGGGCTGCCGACCGCGGTGGCCGAGGTGCTGGACTTCGCCGTGCACCAGGTGGTCCCCCGACTGGCCGGTACCACCGCCGAGTTGGACGCCGTGGTGCATGCGCTGCGCGGCGGCTTCGTGCCCGCCGGGCCGTCCGGTTCGCCGCTGCGCGGGCTGGTCAACGTGCTGCCGACCGGCCGCAACTTCTATTCGGTGGACCCCAAGGCGGTGCCCAGCCGGCTCGCCTGGGAGACCGGCCAGGCGCTGGCCGAATCGCTGGTCGCCCGCTACCAGGCGGACAACGACGGCGCCGTGCCGCCCTCGGTCGGCCTCTCGCTCTGGGGCACCAGCGCGATGCGCACGGCCGGCGACGACATCGCCGAGGCGTTCGCGCTGCTCGGCATCCGCCCGATCTGGGACGACGCCTCGCGCCGGGTCACCGGCCTGGAGCCGATCCCGCTGGCCGAACTCGGCCGCCCGCGCGTCGACGTGACGCTGCGGATCTCCGGCTTCTTCCGCGACGCCTTCCCGCACGTGGTCGCCCTGCTGGACGACGCGGTGCGCCTGGCCGCAGCCCAGGAGGAGTCCGACGCGGACAACTTCGTGCGGGCTCACGTGCAGGCCGACCTGGCCGAGCACGGGGACGAACGCCGGGCCACCGTACGGGTGTTCGGCTCCCGCCCGGGGACGTACGGGGCCGGCCTGCTGCAGCTGATCGACAGCCGCGACTGGCGCACCGACGCCGACCTCGCCGAGGTCTACACGGCCTGGGGCGGCTACGCCTACGGCCGCGGCCTGGACGGGCGCCCGGCGCGCGAGGAGATGGAGACCGCCTACAAGCGGATCACGGTGGCGGCCAAGAACACCGACACCCGCGAACACGACATCGCCGACTCGGACGACTACTTCCAGTACCACGGCGGCATGGTGGCCACCGTCCGCGCACTGACCGGCTCCTCGCCGGCCGCGTACATCGGCGACTCCACCCGCCCCGAGACGGTCCGCACCCGCACGCTGACCGAGGAGGCCGCCCGGGTCTTCCGCGCCCGCGTGGTCAACCCGCGCTGGCTGGAGGCGATGCGCCGGCACGGCTACAAGGGCGCCTTCGAGATGGCCGCCACCGTCGACTACCTGTTCGGCTACGACGCCACCACCGGCGTGGTCGCGGACTGGATGTACGAGCGGCTGACCCAGGAGTACGTGCTGGACCCGGTCAACCGACAGTTCCTCACCGACGCCAACCCCTGGGCCCTGCACGGGATCAGCGAGCGGCTCCTGGAGGCGGCCGACCGCGGCCTGTGGGCCGAGCCGGACCCTGGACTGTTGGACGAGCTGCGCGCGGCCTTCCTGGAGGCCGAGGGCGATCTGGAGGACGGCGCCGAAAGCTGA
- a CDS encoding glycosyltransferase, which translates to MRILFTSPASAGHLFPMVPTAQALRSAGHEVLFAVAEPLDVIRSSGLPITRIGDGMTVREAFEHVNNGEAAYVNVDRTQTGIPHGAVRAFAHLSESTVEGLLEAAAGWGADVLVYDSFQASAPLVAAKLKLPSLVQNFGVASGQDMISKLATEFAGQYEAHGVAGPARPISLDVVPPSLGGDGDGWRVRYVPYNGGGVVPAELLRRSERPRVVVTLGTVLTQLDGVRSIVQLAEAASTVDADFLLAVGGADLEALGTLPANVSALPWVPLAELLAGADALVHHGGSGTMMTALVAGIPQLIMPQGADHFINVLAAQRCGFALRSESADVDSELLTRLVTDAALREGAVRIQAENAAQPTPAALVANFEQLVAR; encoded by the coding sequence GTGCGCATACTGTTCACCAGCCCGGCCTCGGCCGGCCACCTCTTCCCGATGGTGCCCACCGCCCAGGCCCTGCGGTCCGCCGGGCACGAGGTGCTGTTCGCCGTCGCCGAGCCGCTCGACGTGATCCGCAGCTCCGGGCTCCCGATCACCCGGATCGGCGACGGCATGACCGTCCGGGAGGCCTTCGAGCACGTGAACAACGGGGAGGCCGCCTACGTCAACGTCGACCGGACCCAGACCGGGATTCCCCATGGCGCGGTCAGGGCCTTCGCCCACCTCTCCGAGTCCACGGTGGAGGGCCTGCTGGAGGCCGCGGCCGGCTGGGGCGCGGACGTCCTGGTCTACGACTCCTTCCAGGCCAGCGCGCCGCTGGTCGCCGCGAAGCTCAAACTCCCCTCCCTGGTGCAGAACTTCGGCGTCGCCTCGGGCCAGGACATGATCAGCAAGCTGGCCACCGAGTTCGCCGGGCAGTACGAGGCGCACGGGGTGGCCGGACCGGCCCGCCCGATCTCGCTGGACGTGGTCCCGCCCTCGCTCGGCGGGGACGGCGACGGCTGGCGGGTGCGCTACGTCCCGTACAACGGCGGCGGGGTGGTACCGGCCGAGCTGCTGCGCCGCTCCGAGCGGCCGCGCGTGGTGGTCACCCTGGGCACCGTGCTCACCCAGCTGGACGGCGTCCGCTCGATCGTCCAACTGGCCGAGGCCGCCTCGACGGTGGACGCGGACTTCCTGCTCGCGGTGGGCGGCGCGGACCTGGAGGCACTCGGCACCCTTCCGGCCAACGTCAGCGCGCTCCCGTGGGTGCCGCTGGCCGAACTGCTCGCCGGCGCCGATGCGTTGGTGCACCACGGCGGCTCAGGCACGATGATGACGGCGCTGGTGGCGGGCATACCCCAGCTGATCATGCCGCAGGGCGCCGACCACTTCATCAACGTGCTGGCGGCGCAGCGCTGCGGATTCGCGTTGCGCTCGGAATCGGCCGACGTGGACAGCGAGTTGCTCACCCGACTGGTGACCGACGCCGCGCTGCGGGAGGGCGCCGTGCGGATCCAGGCGGAGAACGCCGCCCAGCCGACGCCCGCCGCGCTGGTCGCGAACTTCGAGCAGTTGGTCGCGCGCTGA